The Mauremys mutica isolate MM-2020 ecotype Southern chromosome 1, ASM2049712v1, whole genome shotgun sequence genome has a segment encoding these proteins:
- the ARGLU1 gene encoding arginine and glutamate-rich protein 1 produces MGRSRSRSSSRSKHTKSSKHTKKNRSRSRSRSREKERARKRSKSRETKRNRRRESRSRSRSNTAPSSRRERERERASSPPDRIDIFGRTVSKRSSLDEKQKREEEEKKAEFERQRKIRQQEIEEKLIEEETARRVEELVAKRVEEELEKRKDEIEREVLRRVEEAKRIMEKQLLEELERQRQAELAAQKAREEEERAKREELERILEENNRKIAEAQAKLAEEQLKIVEEQRKIHEERMKLEQERQRQQKEEQKMILGKGKSRPKLSFSLKSQD; encoded by the exons ATGGGTCGGTCCCGCAGCCGGAGCTCGTCCCGCTCCAAGCACACCAAGAGCTCCAAGCACACCAAGAAGAACCGGAGCCGCTCGCGGTCCCGCTCCCGGGAGAAGGAGCGGGCGCGCAAGCGCTCCAAGTCCCGGGAGACCAAGCGGAACCGGCGCCGCGAGTCTCGCTCCCGGTCCCGCTCCAACACGGCCCCCTCGTCCCGCCGGGAGCGCGAGCGGGAGCGCGCCTCGTCCCCCCCGGACCGCATCGACATCTTCGGGCGCACGGTGAGCAAGCGCAGCAGCCTGGACGAGAAGCAgaagcgggaggaggaggagaaaaaagcGGAGTTCGAGCGGCAGCGGAAAAT ACGCCAACAAGAAATTGAAGAGAAACTCATAGAGGAAGAGACAGCCCGAAGAGTGGAAGAGCTTGTGGCTAAGCGTGTAGAGGAAGAGCTGGAGAAACGGAAGGATGAGATTGAGCGAGAGGTTCTCCGCAGGGTGGAGGAGGCTAAGCGCATCATGGAAAAACAGTTGCTCGAAGAACTCGAGCGACAGCGACAAGCTGAACTTGCGGCACAAAAAGCCAGAGAG GAGGAAGAGCGTGCAAAACGTGAGGAACTAGAGCGAATATTAGAAGAGAATAATCGAAAAATTGCAGAAGCACAAGCTAAACTG GCTGAAGAACAATTGAAAATTGTTGAAGAACAAAGAAAGATTCATGAGGAGAGGATGAAACTAGAACAAGAGAGGCAACGTCAGCAAAAGGAAGAGCAAAAAATGATCCTGGGCAAGGGAAAGTCTAGGCCAAAACTGTCTTTCTCACTAAAGAGCCAGGATTAA